Genomic segment of Pelmatolapia mariae isolate MD_Pm_ZW linkage group LG6, Pm_UMD_F_2, whole genome shotgun sequence:
CAAAGGTTAGAATGTTGCAGCACTGGTTTGGTGCTGCTCAGGCAAAAGAGTTTACCTCAACATATTCAAATCTTCCTCTAAGCTCAACTCTGTCATGGTTTAACAACAGGTCATTCAATATCTCTCTTTTAAtacaatataatttttaaaaacactttaaatataacatttagTTGTGCTAATAGACTTCTTGTTCTTGTGTGTATGTATTATAATTCAGATTACATGTGTTCATCGAAAAATGCATCATCGAAAAATATCACTTTACTGAGAGATGTCGCTTTCTCTTCCCGCTCTTGTTCCTTTACATCCATCAAAAAAGCCTTCGGGAAAATGTAGGCAAAAATACCActagtttctttttaaaatgccaaATCTGCACATGTGTGgcgaaaaacacaaacacagtaaacaTAGCTATCTCGTATGAAGTCGCTTCTTTGTGATATGTACCGTCTTTAATACTTCTTCCCTCAAAAATATGACTGAAGTGTGTCCTCTTCAACATTTGCCCCGTATATTACCATAACCGTCGTCCAGTGTAGTTAACTGGGGCTGTGGGCATCTAAAAGACATGAACAAGTAGTGAGAAAGTACAGCATTCTACTGTATCTAATCTACTGTACAGTAATTTTATTCCAGAGTGATTTAGAGGCAAAAACGCAGTTTGTATTTATGGCATACTTACTGTACCACCGTTCATCACTAGAGCCATCTCGGTAGGTTGGTAGACATGCCCTCTGAAGGCGATACCAGGACGCATACTTCCATGGCTGCCGTGGTATGTTCCGCTTCGGAGAGCTGGCACGCACACACGCAAAAGATGCATTTGGTACTAAGAATAACCAATGTGTCATCTGATTATAATTATTCCATAACCTTGAAAGTTCAAGCAGCTGATTTTAAGTATAACTTTCATACTGATCATATACCTTTGTAAGGGATGCTGTGCAACTCTCCTGTGATCTTTATTTGGATGAATAAACTACAGCCATGTGAAAGAGAAACTTGTCAGAGGACTCTGCATTGTGTTAGCCACtaagtacacccttactgcttccataagaattaagagggtaagtagcatccggttgctgctaatcaaatgcacttgatttgTTGATCACTGGTTCGTGTGGCACCAACCACATGGGTTGGTGGTTTGTTGATCTGAAGCATTCAGGTGCCACAATCTTCCCAGCAAACATCCCAgtaaattcaccccaaggtaaGGCCGTGTAGTGTTTAGAGGAAAAAATAACTTgctaaatatttaaattcttgACAGCACAGTTAAAAAAGACAAGAAGTATGGCTTGTTTAGAAGGGCTGCCAGAATAAAGCTTCTCTTAAAAAGAGCATGGTAGcatggcttaggtttgcaaagttgcatctcaGCAAACTACAGGATTTGTGGAACAATATCGTTCGGACAGACAAAATTAAAGTGAAGATGTTTGGCCAAAATGCCTTTCGCCCAGTTGAAATGCTTTGGTGTGACCTTGTGAGAGGTgtgttgtattgtattgttGCCAAAAGTGGTTCAACCAGTAATTGAATCATGGGCTGTACTTAGTTTGTCACAGGACTGCATTGAGTCCattgaagattttctttttttcccacatcACTATAATTTAAGTTATTCTTAATGCAGTGAGATGTAGCTGGGTGCCTTTCCATAACAAAATTGCTTACTGCTAATAGCAGTAAGCAATTTAAATGAATTCAGTTCTACATTTTGACTCATTTGAATTAATTGAACACTTGTTTTGTTCCCttctttgttctgttctcttttcatgtcatgcatttatttcccaCACTTGTTTCTCAATTACTTCATGCCTActgattctgttttttttcccctctttgtcCTTTCTGCCTCTGTTCTTTTCTACAGGCATCTCTGTTTCCTGCATGTTTCTGATTTGCAGTCACTTACAAACCTGCTCAGTACATACTGTTGCTGTTGCTCAGTGCCCTTTGTTTCACTCTCTTTTTATAGATAGATTGAGGCAGATGACTGCTCATACTCAGTCTAGTGACGTCcaaggtttcttcttgttagcGTTGATATTGAGTCTCCTGCAAAGACTGAACCCTTTAAATTTGCTGGCGTTCTGATTTGTATAAGTTCATTTCACGCCGCACTATGTGACACGGATTTAATATACCTGGGCTGGAAATCAAGTTTGGTTCATGTAGACTCTGTGCTTAATGAAAACTGCTCTGTCATGAGCTATGACGCACAGGTGCTTTGCTATTTGTTTCCACTACATTCCCTTAGTTGCTTTCACAAAGGCAGCTGTTGAcatgctgtatttaaaaaaaaaagaactgctgGTGTTGAGTTGATTAGTGCGTCATTTCAGCTGCATTCCTGGTTGGCTGGTTATTTAATTGAAGTAGGTCACAGCTACCGTGAAATTGTGAGATAGTTATCCTTGATTTCTAACACTGTCAGAATTTTGTCCCAGGCTATCTTTGGTTGCAAGACCATTACAACAGCCAACTTTAACATCTCTCACTGTGCAATGCAGGAGCtcatgttttgaatttttttagTAAGTCAGACATGTTAGCAGCCCAACCTCAGTCTCTACATCGGGAAAACCAAACAACTTCTGGCtaagaggatggcacaacacagaagagccacctcgtcaggccaggactctgcagtctatttacacctacaggccagtggacactctttcaatgatgaggatgtacacatcctggacagggaggaacgctggtttgagcgcggagtcaaggaggccatttacctgaaaagggaaagaccatctctgaatcgaggagggggcctaagggtacatctgtcaccatcttacaatgctgtgattgcagccattccccaactctctgtgaatggtcctcatggccattgatcagtgggctttgatcagtgggttttggtcagtggttgttgatcaatggtcatgagaatttgcataattaagattaaggaactgacttcccagcccattgttccttcactgggctggtttcagtcattatgcaaatgtactggtTATAAGACtgggaaaacctgcagtcagctgagactgaagaagtcacttggatgagtgacgaaacgtttctcccacaaaacgctacgtccagatgaacagaatcaacttttggagatacaGTGTTGTGTCTGCACTGTCTTCTGGCTTTATCGTTCTGTACTGCCTGGTGttgtactgttttgtttttttgcagtttttgcatgcttgcactttatgtagtcctgtgttgattgtctgttatatgtagcatcatggtcttggaggaacgctgtgtactgtaccactgcacatggttgaaatgacaataaagccacttgacttgacttgaaagACGTGCTTGATGAAGAAGGGTTTGATAAACAACCCCCTTTCCAGTGTTTTTGAAAGCCGTTGCTAATATCAAATCAaaaattagcattttttttaaattctcagtTTCAGCATGTTTTGCAAACATtggattctttttttatttccattgtTCAGACTGTCTGCACTcatttttacagtttctctTCACCTGAGCAGTGGTCTGATTGGAGTATATAAAAACACCTGCATGGTTATGACTGAATCATTTCCTACTTAGCTTTTCCTCATGTAATGTGACCTCATTAGTTTAGTCCTTATGTATTATTTATAAGCCATAAAATGTGCAGATCTGCATTTTGGTTGGGTTTGTAGAGGGTAAGTGGAATcccatgtttttctctgttcatGAATAAATTCCACACTACAGACACTGAAACAAAAAGATAACAAAACATTTCCCATTTCCCAGCAATGTAAGATCTGTGTTATCATTTTTATGGCACAATAAGATAATACACAACTTGTTTGTGTTAAATATCTGTGCTATGTTGTATTTACTGTTTATTTAAGTGCAACAATTCAAGAAGAATCTAAGTTTTTCTTAGTCTATAGTATGTTCCATTTTTACACGTTTgaattgtcttttgttttttatttgtttcatttatgTTAGGGGAAATAAATTAAACTCAAAACAAATAGTTTAACCTAGAGATTTAGTAATAGTACTTTGAAAAGTCATTTGGTTACATGTGTAGGTGCACAGAGTTTGTCTATGGAGACCTGGATGGAGAGTAAAGACCTGCTAAACTGTgaatcattttttaataaatgttatgACTGTGTCAGAAATTCCAGAATGATTCACTACATATACTAACCTTAATAGTGAATGATAAAACATGTAACAATAGAATGAGACTCAAACTTCTCATTTGACTGAGATTTTTTTAGCAAAATTCTCCTTTAGGAACTATATTGCCCATGTGCCCCAGTGCAAAGGTACAAGTATCCCACAGTGCCTCACAAAAAACTGTACAACGGAAGGTCACCATCCAGCCCTCGCATACTATCAAGTACTGcatcaaaagaaaaatgagagcagtGCACTGCAACTTAAACTGTCTTGAAAGGATTTGTTAGTATTGCTCAGTATATTATGTCTTAATCACAAAAAATGCTtagcagtatttatttattttgctgatTTTGATCTTTCATTTAAATGATGCATTAGCAATTATGCAATAAATTGGCACTTAGAAAGTCACACCATTAGTGTCCAAGAGTGTTTGCTGTTggtggtgtttttcttttttccattttgcgACTGAGCTCAGTTCACACTCGTCTACATAACATGACTTAATATGGAGCAGCGAATGGGAATGAGACACAAGCagtatttttattgttgtttggttcttttgtttgtatggggttttttttttctttttcataaacTGAGAAGTGGATCATTTTTAGGTATTACACACACTCACCAGCTGCCCTTACAAACTCACGGTTTTTAAAACATAGCTTAGACTACATTATCAGTTATATAACTAAGAGAAACCTTTACCTTTTGCTTTCAACCACAAATTAAATTCTCTTTTAAATTTCTCTTTCTTCTAGATCTGACTGCCTATTAAGAAGTCTAAAATGACCACCAAATATCATCATCATGCTGGAGACTGCATGTGCCTTTCTATTCCCTTCACTCTTTGTTTATCCTGGCTTATCGAGGCTTAGCTCTTCATCTGTGCATCTCGCTTCAAATAAATATAGCGAGCAATCAAAGTGAGATGACTCATAACTGTACTGCAGTAAAAGCCTGTTGAAAAATCAGACATTTTCTGAGGTTTAATTGGATTCTTCCCATACAGTACCTAGAATTGAGCTTCCCTGTCTGTAAACAAGACTACTTGCCATTCATGGTTGGATGGTGATGTAGTTATTTTCGTGTATGATGAATGGAAAACTGGCCTGCAATTCAATGTAGGATTAGTTCAGttattactgtaaaaaaaaaaagtgattaaaaGCAGAGGATTGACAAGCAGCAAAGACCTGGGCAGTAGTGTGTCATGCACCATAACCATGCACCCATCAGATTTTTCATACATAAATTTCCCATTTTCAGTCCCCACTTGACTTGAAATATTTTGGTTAACCTTGTGTTTTCATGAACTCGTAAGAGGCTCAAAGAGTTTTAATgggaaaaatgtaaatgtggttGTAAGATACCAATTTTTATATCTAATTGATATTCAGATTGATCtaacataattttattttaattaatattattttataaattattaataaaactaATTTGGAACTGTAACATTAAATGTATTCAATCAATTAAAACgatttatttcaattttatgTAACGTGTctaagattttaaaaagacaaaccaCATGAAttacttttgttgttttctcctttttcatttctcttcatAAGGTTGTCACAGTCCCCATTTTTGTTGCCAGTTGCCTAGCAACAGTGGTCTCATAATTTACTGTAAAACACTCAAATGCTAAACGTATTTTGCTCTCAACCTAACATATTGAAACTATGACCTAATAAGTTCCCTTTTTGTTAGATTAGTTATCTCTGTCACTCAGGTATAGACATGCACACACGTCACATAGGCTTACTTGCACTGTGTTCCTCCATTGAAAAGGCCTGGTTCTCTTGGAAGGATCGGTGCGAATGTGCAGGGAGCTCATCTCCGTAATGTGAAGGAGGAGACGTGTGACTGGTGTCAAAGAAGTCTTGCGTGTCGGATTGTGAAGTTTTCAGGAGACACAGGTGAGTCTCTGGGATAGCGTGGAACAGGAGCAGAAGCCATCCCTGAATAACCAGGGCGACAGCCAGTGCAGGCTCATCAAACACTTTTGCATCCTTAttcccccctcccctctctctgtTCCCCCTCCCCCTTAACGTCTGGCTGCCGTAAAGGTAAAACCCCAGCCAGGCCACCCATAGCAATGCTGATGCGAGACTGGACAGGACGAGCCAGATTGCGTTACACTTCCATTTCCGTTTTTCACTATCTCCTTCTCTGTCTTCGTCATTGCCACTTCCTCCATCTACTGCCAGCTCTCCACCACAAAGCACCACCCCAAGAGAGAGACCCATGGCTATGAGAAGAAGCCCCAAAGTGTAACTGCAGGTAAGGGCAAAGTCTAAAGGTGGATATTCACAGGCTGGGTGACCCTCCCTAACTACAGTCAGCAGCACCCATTCGGCAGAGATTATCCCCTGAACCAAGGCCAAGGCCAGACCGAGTGCTGCAAGGGAGCTGCCAGATGGGCTTGCCTTTCCAGCTACCAGCCTTCTGAGCCTCACACCCTGCACTAGTAAGCTGGAAAAGCAGAGGGCAAAAAGGGGTCCCCAGAAGGCCCTTCGAACCACACAGAGCGCCTGGTTCTTCCCCACCAGGAAAGCCAGAGAGATGGTAAAAAGCCCAAGAAGTGTGCCCAGAAGCAGGAGTAGAGGCCCCAGGCTGGAGCGCTTGGCAGGATCAGAAATGGAGCGCATCTTGACTAGCAGGAGCACAGCGAGGACCACTGATGTGAGACCACCGCTGCAGGCCACAGTCTCCAGAACAACACCCCAGACTGATTCCAGGTCGCAGAGCACCCTGTATGGAGGATCCACATCCACACTGCATCCCCGGGGAGGAGGTGGCGGAGGAGAGGGGTGGGATGACCCATAGCAAATGAGTGGCAGGAGGCAGATGATAATGTGGCTGAGAGCCATCttagagacagagacagaaaaaagtgTACTGGTgagaagagacagagaaagggTTAAAAGAAAGAGACAAAGATACAAGTACAGGAAGGTTACACTGGGGTGAAAGCTCCAGAGAAGAGGGAGGCAGGGATGTGAGTGTGAAGGTAAATTTCTGCATATTAGTTCCTACTGCATCCTCACAACACCGTAGAAACAGCAGTCAATATCTGTTAACATCCAATATACCTGTTGTGTGAGAtgtttcaaacacacacagacacatactcGCGCATTCAATCCACACGACAGAACTGCTTTTAGCACTGGGCAATAGTTTCCATGGAAACGGGAAACAGCGTGGGCTGGCTACATTGCACACTGGGCTTTTGAGAAGTCGAGTTCAGTACCCCAAATCACAGAAAAACATAGGaatatgcagacacacacacagactcagtgTTTGTACTGATTAGTGAGAATCACATTGGTTAAAAGGTTTCCTTAAATGACTCCAATCACAGTATAAACCCAATTAATTcaacattgtaaaaaaaaagttttaaacctCAAACTGTAAACAAGCAAAGGCAGAAATGTCCTTTTAAGGTCTGaaactgaaatataagaataagtTAATACACATAATGAACACAAGCacaaaccaaataaaaaaaaataaacaaaacatcatCAACATTTCAACACAGTTTGATTTTTCTAAGAATCTCAAACTCACCTCAGATAAAGTCTTCACTTGATTTCCTATTATTGAGGGTGCAGAGGTATCATAATTTTCCACAAATCATTTTTGGCATCACTTCAGTTAGTTGAAGTAATTTTGTATTCCCTGTTAATGAAATCCTTGAGGCAGCAGAAACAAGTCGGTTTCCATTTTGTCTTTCAAAATGTCGCTGTCTGTGCTCACAGCTTCCACTGTTTTaaagtacaaaataacacaatttgaaAGACCAGTAAATCTCCTGCTGATGCACTGACTTGTCCAGCTGCTCCAAGAAGAATCCACAATTATGATGCATGCCTTGATActtcacacacccacacagtcaAATATatcttctgtctctttcactcgtctctctcactctctgcctcactctctcgctccctctgtCGTCTTTCTATCCATTCTGTCTGCATGTCTGCGCCGCTCTCTCTCCCTGCTTCACGCTGAATCTGTGGAGGTGTCAACAGAGATGCAATCCCAGCTTACTTTTGTTCACCCACACACTGGGAGTATGTTGAGTATGATTTGCAGATGCACCTGTATAACTAGGAAGAAGATAGGAAATAAG
This window contains:
- the gprc5bb gene encoding G protein-coupled receptor, class C, group 5, member Bb, with protein sequence MALSHIIICLLPLICYGSSHPSPPPPPPRGCSVDVDPPYRVLCDLESVWGVVLETVACSGGLTSVVLAVLLLVKMRSISDPAKRSSLGPLLLLLGTLLGLFTISLAFLVGKNQALCVVRRAFWGPLFALCFSSLLVQGVRLRRLVAGKASPSGSSLAALGLALALVQGIISAEWVLLTVVREGHPACEYPPLDFALTCSYTLGLLLIAMGLSLGVVLCGGELAVDGGSGNDEDREGDSEKRKWKCNAIWLVLSSLASALLWVAWLGFYLYGSQTLRGRGNRERGGGNKDAKVFDEPALAVALVIQGWLLLLFHAIPETHLCLLKTSQSDTQDFFDTSHTSPPSHYGDELPAHSHRSFQENQAFSMEEHSATLRSGTYHGSHGSMRPGIAFRGHVYQPTEMALVMNGGTMPTAPVNYTGRRLW